TTGTGAGTATTAAGTGGAGAAAGGCAGAAGAAAGTGACCTGGGAAAAAGTTGTGCCAATCCACCTAAAACATTCCTCTGGTGAGGCCTTATTATAATCATCTTCATTATTTAAAACGAAAATGTTTACAACTGACATTAAAACAAGAGAAGATATTAAAAAAGAACACTAcagatatttaaatcatttataagagttcaTCTTCTcacttataaataatttataaattaatttataaacacttataaataaatgtataaactcttataaataaatgtataaactcttataaatagctTATATGTTCTTGTAATAGTTTTacaaacctttataaatagtaatataaatacttatatgcgttttataaaatttatagatttatacAAGGTTGACACAAGGTTTTATAAGctcttataaatttataatattttataaatggttttataagcctttataaatagttatataaatatttatatatatatatatataaactattgataaaggtttataaatgattctaaatcttcataaatggtttataaaaatttataaacatttataaattatttataatccttataaagctttataaactgattttataaactcttataaataaactatactttaataatatattaagaaaCGAGAAGCCAGTCACGATCAAGCTCGTGAGCGTGGTTTAGAGCTGAGATGAAATCCGGGAGGAGAAGATTGTGTGGATATATATTAGGACAGATACGTCGGATACATAAGCTTAAGAGAGCTTCGAGCGTATACAAAGCTTATCCATAAACCAGCGTTACAGAAACCAAACAGCAGACTAGTTTGGAGAGATATTAATACGTAACGTTGTTGGGCAGATTTCTGATGACGTTGCTCTTCATTCCCAGCTTAACACGCATCCTAGCTCCTCTTTTGTTCATCTCTctcatcaccttcatcctcactATATCCTCCTTCGACTGCACCGTTGCCAAACCCATGCTCTTTGTACCTGCGTTGTTTAACCATCCATTCAACAAATCAGATTCTAAAGAAAAGAGAGTAGAAAGAGAGTATCATCTCTGATGGGTCTCAAAAACAAACCTCATGGCTAAAGAGTTGACAATGCGTTTCTGAGAAGACGGTGGTGGCTTCTGTTTGTAGTAACGCATGAACTCTCGAGACCCAAGAGTCCTGGACGTTACTTTGTTCTCCCCTCTCTTGGTGATCACAAGCTCAGACCCACCAAATAGCTCTACCGTATTAGCTGATTCACCAGCTACAACCATCTGGTTTTCGCCTTCATTGGCGTAACtatacaaaaacacacacattcaATATAAACAACAGTTTCTATGATAAACAAGATActaaaacagaggaagaagaatagagagagagagacctgcTGCTGTAGTCATAGAACTCTTCTAGCTCTGCATCTTCTTCGTCACCACCATCACCGTAATGCACTTTGCAGTGACTCTTGGCTTCCATATGCTTTCGAACAGCTTCCAAACTGCTGAAAGGATGGCACAGTTCACTGCAGTACAGACAAATGAAGTCCCTCTTGACCTGTAAGAGAGACAAAAAATCTTTAACTGTCTGAACATGATGACTAAAGTGTTGAGACAAAACTACATACCTTTAAACCAACATAGGTTAGAAACCCTTTAGGATCTTTCAAGTACTCGATGTTAGGAATGAAGAACCCATGGAACTTATGCATATGAACCATACACTTCTCAATCGTCTTATGCTTCTTATCACACATCAAACAGCAACTCGGATCCAACTCAAACTGAAGACAACGCATATTTCTCTAGACGCAAAATTCCATCTCAATAAAACGCAAACAGTGAACAAGACTCTAGAGACCTTGCTTTTATCTCTCTTGTACACTGGAAAGGAAGGTAACAAGACAGTATTCAAGATGTATCTACTATCCATTAACCTACTACTTATAAGTTATATCATATAGAGTTTTTACACAAAAGCAACAATGTCAGGCAAAATATGCCATAAGCACCACCTCACACAAAAGTCTCACACTTGACATATCCTCTCTTCTCCCCTCATGATACCTTCTCTTTGTTCTGGTTACAAGTTGCATTTcactcagcagcagcagcagcctgTTCAACGCATATCATTCAGCTTCCCCCCATTGTTTTCAAACAATCCCTATTCTATCTTTCTCTAAAATATCAACTATGTAGTAGACATATGATGCATACAGAGCTGAATGTTATATTAGTTAAACCTGGTTAAGAGGATTATCATGAGACTTCTTCCACATCTTCCAAATCAAGTCCTTGTACTGAGTTTGCGTAAGACCTGGCTTCTCCTCTTTCAGCCTTGGCATCTCAGCTTCTTCATAAGCCTATATCAATACACATCAATCCAATCAATTCTCCTACAATTAAACATCAAACACTAGTAAGTGTAAACCTTAAAGGAACCCTTGAGCCTCTTCTCTGGGTGGCGATCGACGGGGAGGCTATCCCCAACGCTCATCTTCGCTAGCCTCGTCAACGGTCCTCGCATCGATGACCAAATCATCCCTGAGAAAGTTGAACAGGAGAAGGATTCAACATCTGATCTCCGGCATGTGAGAGAGAGGTGGCGGACCTACGGCTGATCTCCGGTAGGAGAAATCAACAGAAATACAGAATCCCGAGAGAGAGTGCGAGGATAAGAATGAAGATCGAAGAGATAGGCCAAAGGGTGATTTGGTCATTTGGCTATTAATGAGAAGGGCATTTATAAAAATGTCCTCCTTCTAAGTGTAAATATGAATTGTGGTACTACACAAAGTGTATTTATGAAATTTCCCCTATAAAAAACCTCAGAtgccaagtttttattaaataaactattggATTATCCtaacattaaatatatgtatattaaaaataaataataataataatacaaattaataaattttgactAAAACTTAGGTAATAttcaatcataataataatctaaatctaTAACCAATTGACCTTGCAAAATCAGTAAAAATAACAAACTGTATATTAACAAgatatctattactataaagtaTGGTGTATCCCTCCTGTTGCGACAGCTAGGACGCCACATCATCAATTCGATCATTCTAGTCGCGACACGTGTCCATTAACTAAAAAACAGCGTTTCATTTAACTAACATTTATTGTTACGGGTTTTACAATGTGTTTGAACTTTAGGATGAGACCACCCGGCCAGCCCGATAGAGTCGACCCTAATCTTCTCTTTACGCcgtcttaaaaaaaatatagggTTCATCTCCTCTTTTTGTTCGATTGCGACGTCTGATCTTCATCACTGAAACGCTTCCAGTTAATTCAATCAATCAGATGTAGTCTTGAATGTGAGGCGGTGTACTGCGAGTATAAAAGGTTAGCCTTCTTTCTCTGAAAACCATCTTCTGAATCAATCAAGCAGTAAGCTTACTTTCTCAGAAATGACTAACTCATCCATCTTCCTTTTCTGATTTGAAAACCAGGTGCTGCTGCCCACCGATTGAGATGCCGAATTTGATGACAAAGAGTGGAACTTGGATTGAGATTTATAGATTTTCTCAAATAATTGCAAAGAATCACTTTCAGAAAGCGACCACACTACTCTGTCTCCTCCAGGATATCCTCGCCAGTTCATCATAagtttcttctatgaactttcCAGATTTTTTAAGGTCGGTTGTGGATTATTTGAGAAGATTTTACTTTCttgattttgaatttgttttcttaaaagatTTGTGGATTTTGCTTTTTTACATTTGTTTCAGTCGACCCTCATGTCTGCCACCGTCAATGGTTCACATGCTCGCGACTTTACGACACCGGTTCAAGACTGGTTCGAAAAATTCTTAAAATGCACTATACCAATGATTTGTCTGTTGATCAGATCAAACGATGAGAAGAGGAAACCATTAGTTGCTCCTCCTTCCGGGTTAGGAATACAATGAAGTTGACTAAAGAGATAGAAAAAGAAGCTGGAAATTGGTTCATAAAGTTTATAGAAAAAGCTTTGGAGAAGGGGATGAAGAAGTGTAAAGGCACGGGTGATGCAAATGTTAACAAGTTCCACTGTCTCTGATTTTCTAAGTTGTAAACTAGGTGAAAGCAGAACAGACTGCTGATAGCACGAGATATAGGTACATCCAAAAGCATCATAGGTCACTAAAAAGCTCAGAATCAAAATGAAGAATTTAAACATGATTCTTTTATATTGTTCTTACTTCTATTTCAAAggcttttttttgaacaacttcaAAGGCTTCTTAGTTTCCACTTCTTATCGATAAATTTATTCATGGAATCTATTGCTGTTAATTAAGCTTATAATAAAGTGGCTGTTCTCAAATGTCATAGATAAAAGATGGTCATAtcagtaagaaaaaaaaaaagaaaaagacaaacaaaaaaatgttttacaaattaCACAGGCAGCTTCGTGTAAATGTAATGAAGGTCAATTTTATCATCATCATAAGTGTTCATGTTTTATCAAACTTAGTCGAGAAATAAGCATAAGTCCAGCTGTTAAGAGTGAGTTGTCTGATTTGGTTTACAGTCAAGTTGGTCCCTTGATGGCAGTAACAACAAGCTTACATGAGAGTTAAAAATCAATTCAAGAAATGTCGACATGCACTATAACTCTTGACTTGAGAgttaaaaattcttaaaatgcACTATACCACTGACTTTTTCATTTTGTCATAAAACTTAGCTttgaaaaatcaatttaaaaatgatgaaacaACAATTAATGATTAATACATAATCAGAAAATTCTAAGAGAAATGAAAACTAACAAGatataacaaatataataacaaaattattgaaTTGTGCAAAATTTTTGAAGTTGAATAACATAACATCAAACAATTTTAACCGTCAGAGATGAACATAATAAGAGAAATTGAAAATAacgatttaaaaataacatttagtaaatgttttaatataaacataaactttACTAAATATCTAATGTTTCATagttttgtaatttaaaaaaaactgtgtGTCTTATTGGCATAGTTAAACTAAAAGAAACTCCGACAggaattaaataattattttaaaaattttactaCAATTCGATAagttgataatttctaaaataaactttaaaatacatAGCTAAGATTGTTGCAAAACAATTATGAACCTTAATTGTATTTtcagttaaaattaaattagaatTTCAAATTTGTATTGTTAGTTTATTCATtcgcccgcccgtagggcgggtttaccctagttttctataaagaaaagagaataatatttgaaaccaatgataaaataatatgataaagtaTTATACGgtaaggaatttattttaattttatttttaatataatctaaGATATTAAGCTCAaggatattttaatgaaaattttcttttgtgaaaattaatgctactatatatatgtgtgtatatatatatacaataaataaaaatagaacactaaaaattaagaaatttcaTACAAAATGGGtatctccaaaaacatattaatttcatttgttttctttatcttcttcatagtatctaaGTGTAGTTTATGTcactaattaaatatttattacttacttttaatgtatattttaaatcttatattaattatgaaatatgtgttgatattatattagcaattaataatatttttttgtgtagaacaaaacaaccataaacatatttgtaatctatatatattatgcaTGATGTATTGGCTTATGAAAACCCCATACaccaagtttttattaaataaacttggATTCatctaaaactaaatatataaattttttcaaaatatttaatttataatattaaatatataatataaattaaaatttttgactTAAACTAAGGAAATAATCTATAACCAATAGAATTTGCAGaatcagtaacaaataacaaaacatatattgacaagatattttctataaaaaagagaataaaatttgtaaccaatgatgaaatattataaagtaaggaatttattttaatattattttgactataatccaagaaattatgctcaaggatattttgatgaaattttcctTCTTCGTCAATGAAATATtccttttatgaaaatttatgttattatatatatatatatatatatatatataaatcaaaatagaacactaaaaaattaagaaaagttCATACAAATGACtatctccaaaaacatattGATCGCATTTGTTTTCAATATCTTCTTCATAGTATTTAATGTTCATTGCTACCCAGATATTTAATTTCACTTtactgtttacttttatttatactcatatatttatctttttataactgtcaacattgtaatcattttgattttaaatagaCTTTGAAGTAAAACAAGACTACAAAAAATTCTACGACAATATTCCGTGTAAACCAAATGACCAAGCATGTGAGAACTTTTGCGCATCTATGACCATTCAGTTAGTTGGTGATTGTAGTTCTGGAAAAATGTTGTTGTAGGTCAAAAAGGCCAAACTAACATTattagatattataatttttgtacttctgttttaatagtatagatgttatCAAAACAGGTTAACATAGtgaactatataatacatgtttactatttaaatatcttaaaatttttgtatatacaacaaaaatatattatctaaatgaataaacttaaaattttctaaaggTAATCCAGAACTTTTAAGTGCAGATAATAATTtagtataaattaaataaaaggtaatttttaaatatttggttTCATGCATATATTGATTTGTTTAATAATCAAATGCAAActcaacaaaatataaaaataataaaagctATAAATACATGTGTGACTGTTTGAAACAATTAATCTTACgacatttaaattataaaattattatacttGATTTagctatataaaatttaaatgattaacGTGAAAGTATATACTTAATAACGATGTAAAacaaatatacatttatatgaaTGAAATCGCATATCTGCACAATTGCACggttcaaaatctagttatatctattaaaacaaaaaactattCTCACACGTTATGGGTCATGATCaagttaaatatttacatttgtACTTTtaattggtttaaatatttatttggattccaataaaatttcaagcaattatattttcacattttttgttaaagaaatatttttatttatgttttaacttttagaTGAAATGCATTAATTGAAACTAAAACATCAATCTTTCAAATACAACAATAGAATTGAGAACATCAGCAATtgcaggaaaaaaaaacaataaatatttgcCTTTCTTTACATTGTtttgatgtatttttatttttctgttttcaaCAAAAATTCCACCATTCATATTttctacatttaattttattttttgaaatttagaaaaaaatacattgattAAAATCTGAACCGTtagtttttcaaatataaaccaaaatccacaacatcatatttttttgtcgCTGGATTGTAATCACATAACCTTCATATTAATTAATCCAAAGCACCACGCTTCAGAGTGAGTTGAAAACGATCGTCATTCTCTTTTATTTCAGTAGGAGTCACCGAGATAAGACAACTCTCTATTTTGCTCTATTAACAGAGTTAAAGAGATTACTGTTCAATAGAACTTCATGTTGCCTTTCGAAGTAATCATAGTTTGCATCAAGAACTTCATCACCATCGAATGAAGAACCATCAATGATTGAAGCCAGTAAGACCCGTCGCCACCATTCGCAGTAGATTTGTCAATTACCTTTTCTAAACAGTTCAACTGAACCGAAAATTTTATCTTTCCAAACCAATTAGAAGAAGCATataaaagaacaataaaaaactttgccatattcaaaataaattagcAATAAAACAGCAACTAGAAACAAAACATATCAAAGGAAAAGAAGCAAATCGAATTAAACAAGTCGATGTCTTAAGCGTGATTTTGGACAagatcattttttaaaatacggAAAACTATAAGATCTATCCTTTTTGGAATCATCGGAAACATCATCCACAGGACCACAACTacaaaacgtttttttttgtcaaaccaaCTTATAATTAGAACCATAAAGATGAGTTAACTCCATAGGAGGAGATACATAAGCAGAAGACAAGGCTGATTTGGCTAATCcatcagcaacaacattctCAAGTCCTGGGATAAAtttaaacaagaaaaatgtaaaaattaataatttccaACTAAAAATCAACCATTACTGAATAGAAACCCtcacccaaaaagaaaaaaaaaacaggtacACAAAAAAGTGCGTCTATGTATTTATccatatatactatatgataagTATCGATCTAATCAACAACTTCACTACTAAACAACTTGAACTTATTAGCATCAAGAACAAGTTTCCTAACAGAGGAGAAAGCTCCCATGAGCCCCGCACAAGTGAACACAACCATTATCGTCATGTTTATCCAGTACGTGAAGCTCCGTTTCGTAGGCTTATATGTCATGTTGTATAGGAGCATTGGCAGCACGAAATCAAGTGGGATAAACCCAAACGCTCCTACCACCGCATTTATATCCCCAAAGAAGGGTAGCATCGCAGCCATGAACCCACAGAACGCCATATATAGTGTTCTTAGTATCAAACGTGGCACCAGGTTGCGTCTTGAGAACATCCCTTGTGTTGTATCCGCCGAGTTCTTCTCCATTATCTCATACGCAACTTGTGAATACACCTACCAAAAAACCCCTTTAAATGTTAGCCACTCGTCTCGCTGCCAATATGAATCTTGTAAATGTCTGATCTATTGAAAGATAACTTGGACAGCAAGATGTGTTTTCTTGCTATCCAAGTAACGACCACTTCTCTATTTTAAAACTTACGAGGCCAATGGCGAAGAGCTGAAGAAGAATAAAGATGACCGCTAGGCCAATGACGACGATAGGAGCCAGAGTCGGTCCTTCGTCAGGCATTAGGTTCTTGAGAATATTGGAGCTCGAGTTACTACCAAATACCCAATAACCAGAAACTGCAGCCGAGTAAAACGTGAAGAAGATCACACTATAACACAAAATTAGTCCTTTCAGCATCTTTCCTGTAGCTGGTGGAGCAAGAGTTGCctgcatttatatatattaagtatcACATAAATCTCAAGCTCATAACATATGATGTTGTAATTGATATTACACCTGTATTTCTGGTAGAATTCCATTTCCGAAAATAGCAGCAATGATTGAAATCGATGTGAAGGCACTAAAAACTCTCCCTGAGTCCGAGGGCTCGAGTGAATACTCACGTTTAGGAGCGTGTTTAGACAAGCCTTCATAACCAAAAACAAAGCTATTAGTCTCGAACTTTACCATTAGTTGTCGTTTTTTCTGCTAATGTAATAATAATCATCACGGTACCTAGGTTGATACAAGCCCCAACGACGAGGAAAGTATAGCCTAAGCTGAGAAGGAGAGACGCACAGTTAATGTGTCTAAGAGAATGAAAACTTGGGAGCTGTGACAGGACAATCATTACGGCTGTGACCATAGCAATGAACTCGTAGAGCTTCAAGTTTCCTTGTGGGAAAATACTCGAGTACATTATCTGTGTTAAAAGAAAACAGATGAAATAAAAACATCTGATCCATACATATCTTAGTGCCTTGTTTAGCAAGTAACTAAAGGTTTTTTGGGTTTCTTACATCAAGACATTGGCCTGCGAGTAGAATGGCGCCAATACCGATTCCAGTGTTGATAGCCGTTTGAATGAATATCACTACATAAAACATCCATCCTGATCCTGCAATCACATTACAATAACCggtccaaattttaaaatagaccGGTATAGCATAACCAGTCAGTTACTcctataaaactttaaaatattctGGTCAACTTTAagaatatctatatttataatCCAAAACTAATGTATTGATTCACCTAATAACCACCTATGTTGACCATTAAACCGAGCCCAACTAGATTTTTCTCGGAGACTCAAACCAAAAGTTTTTGGTTCCAATTGGTTAAGAATTCTCTGAACCGAAGAACTGGGTAAACCAAACTTTCTGCAATCTAACCGATCTATACAAGCTAAAGAAATTAAATTCTACACGAAACCGGAAACCGGTTATTAGAATTCGGTACCTTCAATACAACCAAAACCAAAAGCACGTGTGCGATCAGGAAATCTAACGGACAAATAAAAGGTCAAAGTATCTACACTGAAACTTGATCCAACGTATACGGAATTACCcaaaataaggaaaaaaaaatattgcaaaagaTTTAATTAtgagaaaatatgattttgtcGTTGTACCGAGAACATCGGCGGCGAGTTCCCGGAATCGGATATGACGGCGGCCGGATTTTTCACAGTGATCGAGAACCTTGGACATGAGGTAGTAAGCGTAGAAAGTGACGAGTCCCATCGTCGTCAAGCACACAAACCCTAACCACCATCCCAGTCCCCTGAACGCGTACGGTAACGTCAGTATCGTGGGTCCCACGATCGCCGTCGTGAGATGAAATCCGGCGTGCCACCACTCGCCTGAAATTCTCCGGcatcaaaattttaatcaattCGTGGAGAAAGCTTTCGGAAGGGATCGAATTACCTTTTGACTGGAGGACAAAGAGAGCTCCGGCGTCGGAATCGAGCCGAGAAGAAGGAAACATGTCGGATCTTGGAGGATCCGCCATTGAGGTAGAATGATACGGAATTAAAAGAGAGTGATTCTTGGGGgctggtgatgatgatgatgatgatgatgagaaatAGCGTTGAGGTGGTGATGCATGTTAGCTAGTAATAGTTCATAGTTAGTTGTTAAcatgttaatatttatatatcggTGGTTCtttaaataaacaaagcaaCAACCTGTCCGAGTGGGAAAAGAAGTCATTATATGCATTTCACCATTTATTCGGGATGAGTATTTTCCGTGTcaatttatctttcttttttacttattttttttttatttttaagattccTTTAACctgtatttgttttcttttacttaAGAAAGAAATAAAGTAATAATCTAGATTcgtttttttcaaatttggttaTGAGTGGAAGTCCTTTGGTTTAATAGTAAAAATTTTAGAAAGTTATGCTATATATCTGAAGTTCAATTCTTTTGAgactataactttttttttacagattAATTGATACAAAACTTATCTGAAGTTATAGAGTGCCGATCTCAGGCATTATTAGTTGAATGAAAACATTTggtgaaaacacacaaaaatagcAAAATCTTTGTCTTTTGCTTGTAGACGACTATATATATGTAGGTACTCAACCATATATGTAGTAGTAAATATATCTAACTTTGGTGTACTGTTTTTGTTCTCCATAAAGAGTGAAACTTCCAACCATCAATAATTGCTTCTGAAAATGATAACGTGCAAGATAAATAATAAGTTGATTCAATTGAGGTGGTAAACAACAACATATACTTACTGTGGACAAAACAGAACATAACCGTTCACTACACCGCCAACAATTCCTATCAATGGATGTGATCATCAACTTAATTGATATATTTCTTCTACCATGAGCAACAAATCATCATTTACATAGATGACAACTTTCAGCTAGCTTCAGCGATGCTCCAACTTTGGTTTGCCAGATCTTTACCCACAATATTTTTTTCAGCTCTCTAATCAGGGAATTTTTAATGGTGGGctgactttttattttattaatttatcttattaaaacagaaacattctgttggacctaacatttattttgtaagtttttaaattaaatacatatttatactttatagttaaacatacattaagtcactaatgttcctttctttatactactatccatatttccaaacaatatacttatttctttatactactattaatgtttccaaacaatatatttttatactactattattgtttccaaataatacaataattaatcttagttattttataactatcattttctctttaaaattttgtagaaacgtcataatttcataaattgcaaaatagtgaactttaaaattttgattataagattacaaattatgaaactattacaatttaaatccaattagattacatatcggtcatccatcagttcaatcggttagtctcgggttttagtgattttttaatatgaatattttaaaaacataaattgaattgtcagatctccagattaaccggtataatcacaatcgggttgaatttaaaaatactgatttaaatgcaaaatattttaaatacacactctttaaaaataaccaaaatatttgttaaattattagtgaaatttttcatcgtaaaatattccgcgcttcaaaagcgcgggtcaaaatctagtaatatgATTAATCCTAGTACATATGGTTTAGAATAATAGATGTatgaaatgataaaatattcatcactttttattattttattcatattaactatataaaaaattacaaatggAGATATATTTTATAGGATggatatattagtttaatataacATTTGTTCGTCCAAGTACATATAATTGAGAATATAGATCCACCAAGTAGTAACATGGTTCTAccaaatatatatcatttattgtGAATAGTGAAAAGATCTTTAATTCATATAATACCAAGTTACAAAAAGATAATATTGCACTAAAATCACCTAGCTGGTTGATTCTTAGCGTCTGATTACAGCGGTTATAACTATGGctgcagaatttttttttttttgatgaaatttcaaCTTATTGAtcatggaaaaaaatattatttacatactCCTGTAGCTTGTAAAAAGAATAGCTGTAAAGATGAGATCTAAAAACTAAAGTGTGATTTCAAACCATCTGCTAAGTAATCCCGCCAGCTTGTGACATGGTTTGTACGTGAGTGATACAATTCTATTCCTCACTGTCTTGTCTATGAGTCTGCGAAGTTGATCAGTAGAGCTCCTAGTTTGTTGATGACACCTTGTATTTCTCTCCCTCCATATGTGGTACACTTCCGTTTGGAACAATATCTTTGCAAGAATGGTGTCAAGGCTCTTACCCTCCATTCGCTGCAGCCTGTTTTACAAGTCCATTGCCAGTCCGGGTTGATATTCCTTCCCACAAACTTTCGTGCCAAAGACTCCCATATCGTGTAGGAGTATGGACAAGCGAAGAAGAGATGCTCTCTTGTTTCATCTCTCTCCCCACAAAGCTCACAGCCCTGAACAATTCCCCAATCCCTCATCCTATCTCCAGTAGACAACCTGTTCTTGACGGCTAGCCAGGTTATGAAACAAAACCGTGGAACCCCTTGTGTAAACCAGACCACTCTGCTCCATTCCACTTTACTTTTCTTGACTCTAATCTggtcccaagtcctcgcagctGAAAAAATAGGTTTGTAATCATCATCTCCATGTTTCCACATTATAACATCTCGTCCTTTTTCAGGAGCTGGAGGCTCAATAGCGGAAATGCAATCATAAAGATCGTGAAACCGACGACTTCTCCTCCCCCTGATATTCCACTCACTTCCTTG
The sequence above is drawn from the Raphanus sativus cultivar WK10039 chromosome 7, ASM80110v3, whole genome shotgun sequence genome and encodes:
- the LOC130497571 gene encoding cytoplasmic 60S subunit biogenesis factor REI1 homolog 2-like; its protein translation is MEAKSHCKVHYGDGGDEEDAELEEFYDYSSSYANEGENQMVVAGESANTVELFGGSELVITKRGENKVTSRTLGSREFMRYYKQKPPPSSQKRIVNSLAMRYKEHGFGNGAVEGGYSEDEGDERDEQKRS
- the LOC108814695 gene encoding probable GABA transporter 2; translated protein: MADPPRSDMFPSSRLDSDAGALFVLQSKGEWWHAGFHLTTAIVGPTILTLPYAFRGLGWWLGFVCLTTMGLVTFYAYYLMSKVLDHCEKSGRRHIRFRELAADVLGSGWMFYVVIFIQTAINTGIGIGAILLAGQCLDIMYSSIFPQGNLKLYEFIAMVTAVMIVLSQLPSFHSLRHINCASLLLSLGYTFLVVGACINLGLSKHAPKREYSLEPSDSGRVFSAFTSISIIAAIFGNGILPEIQATLAPPATGKMLKGLILCYSVIFFTFYSAAVSGYWVFGSNSSSNILKNLMPDEGPTLAPIVVIGLAVIFILLQLFAIGLVYSQVAYEIMEKNSADTTQGMFSRRNLVPRLILRTLYMAFCGFMAAMLPFFGDINAVVGAFGFIPLDFVLPMLLYNMTYKPTKRSFTYWINMTIMVVFTCAGLMGAFSSVRKLVLDANKFKLFSSEVVD